One Drechmeria coniospora strain ARSEF 6962 chromosome 01, whole genome shotgun sequence genomic region harbors:
- a CDS encoding hypothetical protein (related to nicotinamide mononucleotide permease) produces MPSSPRSFRPFRRPSLEELPHHDEAPSDDGGGAESHELLGFPSRRDSTAGKRRERHTPDKELYTLAEERAIRRKFDVRLVLFVALLYMLSFLDRSNIGNARVAGMDDDLQTDPPRDWYEWVLTAFYLAYIAFEWMSLLWKLVPAHILVSAIVFTWGLAASLQSIAPSYPVLIALRVLLGIGEAGFAGIPVYLSFFFKREELAFRTAIFISAAPLATSFASALAWLIVKFAQRSPIAPWRLLFLVEGFPSIIASVIAWNVIPDSPQVASYLSRREKKVACLRLRNETSSSSENMRPASGLRARQLLAVVVDPIAWITSAMFFLSNMAYSSLPVFLPKVISEMGHSALASQALSAPPYLVAFVVVLITAHVSDRYRARSVFIVFHALSSALGYAALALASTLNLPPSLRYVAIYPAAVGFFNVVTLIVAWSINNQANQTRRSGGFALLQLVGQCGPLIGTRLYPDQDAPYYSRGMRACSCAMLSVAILAVAMRYYLQFRNRRMDSAAAERAAAGVAGEEEGLVAPGNQKPSPLADSFRYML; encoded by the exons AtgccctcctctcctcgctcTTTTCGCCCCTTTCGCCGGCCATCGTTGGAAGAGCTCCCTCACCATGACGAAGCGCCTAGTGATGATGGAGGGGGTGCGGAATCCCACGAGCTCTTGGGATTCCCTTCCCGCCGCGACTCGACCGCCGGCAAACGACGGGAGCGCCACACGCCTGACAAAGAGCTCTACACATTGGCCGAGGAGCGTGCCATACGAAGGAAGTTTGACGTTAGGCTGGTGCTCTTTGTCGCGCTGCTCTACATGCTCAGCTTCCTCGATCGATCCA ATATCGGCAACGCCCGCGTCGCTGGCATGGATGACGACCTGCAAACTGATCCTCCGCGTGACTGGTACGAGTGGGTGCTCACGGCCTTCTATCTCGCCTATATTGCCTTTGAATGGATGTCACTTCTGTGGAAGCTCGTCCCCGCCCACATCCTCGTCTCCGCCATCGTCTTCACCTGGGGCCTTGCCGCCTCGCTTCAGTCCATAGCGCCGTCGTACCCCGTCCTCATCGCCCTGCGCGTCCTGCTAggcatcggcgaggccggcttCGCCGGTATTCCCGTCTACCTGAGCTTCTTCTTCAAGCGGGAGGAGCTGGCTTTTCGTACCGCCATCTTCATATCCG CGGCACCTCTCGCGACGAGTTTCGCATCGGCCCTCGCATGGCTCATCGTCAAGTTTGCGCAGCGCAGCCCCATAGCCCCCTGGcgcctcctcttcctcgtcgagggcttCCCCTCCATAATCGCCTCCGTCATTGCTTGGAACGTCATCCCGGACTCCCCTCAGGTGGCGTCCTACCTCAGCAGGAGAGAGAAGAAGGTGGCATGCCTGCGTCTCCGCAAcgagacgtcgtcgtcgtcggaaaaCATGCGCCCGGCTTCTGGACTCCGCGCGCGCCAACTCCTCGCCGTTGTCGTGGACCCCATCGCCTGGATCACCTCTGCCATGTTCTTCCTCTCCAACATGGCGTACTCCTCTCTGCCCGTCTTTTTGCCCAAGGTCATCTCCGAGATGGGTCACAGCGCGCTCGCCTCGCAGGCACTCAGCGCACCGCCCTATCTtgtcgccttcgtcgtcgtcctcatcaCCGCTCATGTGTCGGATCGGTACCGAGCGAGGTCGGTATTCATCGTCTTCCATGCGCTCAGCTCGGCTCTCGGTTACGCCGCCCTGGCGCTCGCCTCGACACTCAACCTGCCTCCGTCTCTGCGATACGTCGCCATATatcctgccgccgtcggcttcttcAACGTCGTAACCCTCATTGTGGCCTGGAGCATCAACAACCAGGCAAACCAGACCCGCCGGAGCGGCGGATTCGCCCTCTTGCAGCTCGTCGGTCAGTGTGGCCCCCTGATCGGGACGCGACTCTACCCCGACCAGGATGCCCCTTACTACTCTCGGGGCATGCGAGCGTGCTCGTGCGCCATGCTTTCGGTTGCCAtcctggccgtcgccatgcgATATTACCTTCAGTTTCGGAACAGGCGCATGGACAGCGCTGCGGCCGagcgagccgccgccggcgtggcgggcgaggaggagggttTAGTTGCGCCTGGAAATCAGAAACCCTCTCCGTTGGCAGACTCATTCAGGTACATGCTGTGA
- a CDS encoding C2H2 type zinc finger containing protein, protein MAFMDDADELVDWDKACADFCLEASITLPMMALSRSTMSMPDMTAGAHDHCMGIGNGNDCNLQAFQYPTQDAAFLAEVDGHVPADSADPLTMPLEDSLLLNPASFPHDPWSIMDGHACAIGNQDLLTDPLLTESNSPALDLLKLLTTNSTHEGDVLAPRLAPPPKIGARFSRESVRLLKNWLLSHSRHPFPSDEEKEALQRQTGLNKTQISNWLANARRRGKVQAPRSTSPQVATFSSSKEIPQRRATPALEAMNPLQRWEHSPPEHEPASVTAIAQAVTASSSSSSAWSFGLSSPYSLNNTDDGSSRSICNQSSNSSLATSHSSSRTKGSAYSHESRNSWGSFGSAPFTATGRRRRRRKATPKHASEGTTSLAVPLKTFQCTFCTETFRTKHDWQRHEKSLHLSLERWVCAPEAPRAINPKTGHLSCVFCGQDNPYDDHLETHNRSACQERTLVEKTFYRKDHLNQHLRLVHNVKFMDWSMKGWKVAMPEIRSRCGFCGIVMDSWTTRVDHLADHFKSGFSMADWKGDWGFDAAVLDMVENSIPPYLIHHERISPLPYVANRSPPASPRSAYELIKLELAYFGANHWEQHERAPTDEEMQLEGCRVIFASELLSLQGIATQHSWLRDLIMSAVEVAQRARFGPLRGAAESRLATLKINGKDNPFEECPMEIQLQDFVKAKRLLGLTPMDDELQQEACKIVGRVEEVCTHPSDIVANWLLRLIKSSTGWLASFRRRAQLPRTEDIQHHAVRSTDPKSIDSTIHSYSRLERELTDFLKLQRTLGIEPSDDDLQRQARIIVFEFDDGWNQTAADNIPWLEAFKARHPPEECSSSTTGVSQLAQSPLQTTTPMERNDLWAYAGLNHAKPFFLNDANCYRRLARELRRWVTTVMSPNNPNNHIPTDEELQYQARWILYDDDDPWNQTAADNAEWLQRFKRDVGILKEPGPGLPKGYAWALEQGGSGVAPPYALPKGDVGQFDDNNVQVSMRQGAKAFTAKQSAANSYPQRLASHNYNYRSANVFCSLELERGLVAFVEEQVAATGYMPPDVAIRAKAKQIAHSPKTAADDAMLMKLFKEWMRERLPYALTADGEEAAAVSTVPAKMETDISETHFDFEDLAFDSTAGMDSCLDGGQIEAWPSP, encoded by the exons ATGGCCTTCATGGACGACGCGGACGAACTTGTCGATTGGGACAAGGCCTGTGCCGATTTCTGCCTCGAGGCCAGCATCACCCTCCCCATGATGGCTCTTTCTCGTTCGACGATGTCGATGCCAGATATGACCGCTGGCGCACACGATCATTGCATGGGAATTGGCAACGGGAATGACTGCAACCTTCAAGCCTTCCAATATCCAACCCAAGACGCTGCCTTTCTCGCCGAGGTGGATGGCCACGTTCCCGCGGACTCGGCCGACCCCCTCACGATGCCTTTGGAGGACAGCCTCCTCCTCAACCCTGCCTCCTTTCCCCACGACCCCTGGTCCATCATGGACGGCCACGCATGCGCCATCGGGAATCAGGACTTGTTGACGGACCCGCTTCTGACGGAAAGTAACTCGCCTGCGCTGGACTTGCTCAAGCTGCTGACGACCAACTCGACACACGAGGGTGACGTCCTGGCACCTAGGCTGGCGCCTCCTCCAAAGATAGGCGCCCGCTTCTCTCGGGAATCCGTTCGGTTGTTGAAAAACTGGCTGCTTTCGCATAGCCGCCATCCCTTCCCGAGTGACGAGGAGAAAGAGGCCCTCCAGCGGCAGACAGGCTTGAACAAGACGCAGATTTCAAATTGGCTGGCCAATGCCCGCCGTCGCGGCAAAGTTCAGGCTCCTCGATCTACCTCACCCCAGGTGGCCACTTTCTCCAGCTCCAAGGAAATCCCCCAGAGGAGGGCCACTCCTGCCCTAGAGGCAATGAATCCGCTGCAGCGCTGGGAGCATTCCCCTCCGGAGCATGAACCGGCATCCGTGACGGCCATTGCACAGGCTGTTACcgcgtcttcgtcctcgtcgtcggcctggtCTTTCGGGCTGAGCAGCCCTTACAGCTTGAACAATACAGATGACGGCTCCAGTAGGTCGATTTGCAACCAGTCCTCCAACAGCTCCTTGGCCACATCGCACTCCAGCAGCAGGACAAAAGGCTCCGCCTATTCTCACGAGTCACGCAACTCCTGGGGGTCCTTCGGCTCCGCCCCCTTTACCGCCAcgggacgacgccggcgcagAAGAAAGGCTACCCCGAAGCACGCGAGCGAAGGCACCACCTCCCTGGCCGTGCCCCTCAAGACCTTCCAGTGTACTTTCTGTACCGAGACGTTCAGGACAAAGCACGACTGGCAGCGGCACGAAAAGTCGCTGCACCTATCTCTCGAGCGATGGGTCTGTGCCCCCGAGGCCCCCCGGGCCATCAACCCCAAGACCGGCCACCTGTCCTGCGTTTTCTGTGGGCAGGACAACCCGTACGACGACCATCTGGAAACCCACAACCGGTCTGCATGTCAGGAGCGGACTCTGGTGGAGAAGACATTTTACCGGAAAGATCACTTGAACCAGCACCTACGCCTCGTCCATAACGTCAAGTTTATGGACTGGTCCATGAAGGGATGGAAAGTGGCCATGCCTGAAATCCGATCCCGATGCGGCTTTTGCGGCATCGTTATGGATAGTTGGACCACCCGGGTCGACCACTTGGCCGACCATTTCAAGTCTGGATTTTCCATGGCTGATTGGAAGGGTGACTGGGGCTTCGACGCGGCCGTGCTGGACATGGTTGAGAACTCTATACCTCCCT ATCTCATCCATCACGAACGTATATCTCCCCTCCCCTACGTGGCGAACCGGTCGCCGCCTGCGTCGCCTCGCAGCGCGTACGAGCTCATCAAGCTGGAATTGGCCTACTTTGGCGCCAACCACTGGGAGCAGCACGAACGAgcgccgacggacgaggagatgcAGCTGGAAGGGTGCCGCGTCATCTTTGCATCCGAGTTGCTCTCTCTGCAAGGGATTGCCACGCAGCACTCGTGGCTTCGCGACTTGATCATGAGCGCCGTGGAAGTAGCGCAACGGGCCAGGTTTGGCCCCCTTCGTGGCGCCGCGGAGAGCAGGTTGGCGACGCTGAAGATTAACGGCAAGGATAACCCGTTCGAGGAGTGCCCGATGGAAATTCAGCTGCAGGACTTTGTCAAGGCCAAGAGGCTGCTGGGCTTGACGCCCATGGATGACGAGCTTCAGCAGGAGGCGTGCAAGATTGTCGGACGGGTGGAGGAGGTCTGCACACACCCCTCCGACATCGTTGCGAATTGGCTGCTGCGGCTCATAAAGTCCTCGACCGGCTGGCTCGCGTCTTTCCGCCGGCGTGCACAGCTGCCGCGGACAGAAGACATCCAGCATCACGCTGTGAGGTCGACGGACCCAAAGTCGATCGACTCCACCATACACAGCTACTCGCGACTCGAGCGCGAGCTGACCGATTTTTTGAAGCTCCAGCGCACACTGGGCATCGAGCCTTCCGACGATGATCTACAGCGGCAAGCGCGCATCATCGTCTTCGAGTTTGATGACGGCTGGAACCAAACCGCGGCCGACAACATCCCATGGCTCGAGGCTTTCAAGGCGCGCCACCCCCCGGAGGAAtgctcatcgtcgacgactggGGTGTCGCAGCTCGCCCAATCTCCCTtgcagacgacgacgccgatggaGCGGAATGACCTTTGGGCATATGCCGGCCTGAATCACGCCAAGCCATTCTTCCTCAACGATGCCAACTGCTACCGCAGGCTGGCAAGAGAGCTGCGTCGCTGGGTGACGACGGTCATGTCGCCAAACAACCCCAACAATCACATTCCGACAGACGAGGAGCTACAATACCAAGCACGTTGGATCCTCTACGACGA CGATGATCCTTGGAAccagacggcggcggacaATGCAGAGTGGCTGCAGCGCTTCAAGCGCGATGTCGGCATTTTGAAAGAGCCCGGTCCTGGTCTTCCAAAGGGCTATGCCTGGGCTCTCGAGCAAGGCGGTTCAGGGGTTGCTCCGCCGTACGCTTTGCCGAAGGGGGACGTCGGCCAGTTCGACGACAACAACGTCCAAGTCAGCATGCGACAGGGAGCGAAGGCGTTCACGGCCAAACAGTCGGCGGCCAACAGTTATCCCCAGCGACTCGCGTCACATAATTATAATTACCGAAGTGCAAACGTCTTCTGCTCCCTCGAGCTCGAACGCGGACTCGTGGCCTTTGTGGAGGAGCAGGTGGCTGCGACGGGATACATGCCACCAGACGTGGCGATCCGAGCCAAAGCGAAGCAGATTGCGCACTCCCCCAAGAcggcagccgacgacgcgatGCTTATGAAGCTGTTCAAAGAGTGGATGCGGGAAAGGCTCCCCTACGCCTTGACGGCGGATGGTGAAGAAGCCGCGGCGGTTTCTACGGTGCCGGCCAAGATGGAAACGGATATATCGGAGACGCATTTCGATTTTGAAGACCTGGCTTTTGACTCGACGGCGGGAATGGACTCGTGCCTGGACGGCGGGCAGATTGAagcatggccgtcgccgtaa